One genomic segment of Paenibacillus sp. FSL H8-0332 includes these proteins:
- the nfsA gene encoding oxygen-insensitive NADPH nitroreductase: protein MKPTNETLELLNRHTSVRQYQDKPVSDELLAAVIGAGQMASTSSNVQAYTVIAVTESAIKEQLSVLSGNQAYIKQCPVFLVWCADLYRLREASAPHLQGKPSYEDTAENLIVATVDVALAAQNAAVAAESLGLGIVYIGGIRNEIAAVSELLGLPELVYPVFGMCLGYPAAMNSIRPRLPQAAVLHHNGYNAEAAVEQARVYDAISSDYMRERTGGQSAASWSEMMAGRLAQPARLHMKEFLLSKGFMQR from the coding sequence ATGAAACCTACGAATGAAACCCTTGAACTGTTGAACCGTCATACCTCTGTCCGTCAGTATCAGGACAAGCCGGTCAGTGACGAGCTGCTGGCAGCGGTAATTGGAGCGGGACAGATGGCTTCGACCTCCAGCAATGTTCAGGCTTACACAGTTATTGCTGTAACCGAGTCTGCGATTAAAGAGCAGCTATCCGTTTTGTCCGGTAATCAGGCCTACATCAAGCAGTGCCCGGTCTTTCTGGTCTGGTGTGCGGATCTGTACCGTCTGCGGGAAGCGTCCGCTCCGCATTTGCAGGGGAAGCCGTCCTACGAGGATACGGCCGAGAATCTGATTGTAGCGACTGTCGATGTGGCGCTGGCCGCGCAGAATGCCGCTGTTGCCGCAGAATCGCTCGGCCTGGGCATTGTCTATATCGGCGGCATCCGCAATGAGATCGCCGCTGTATCCGAACTGCTCGGACTGCCGGAGCTGGTCTATCCGGTCTTCGGCATGTGCCTCGGGTATCCGGCAGCCATGAACAGCATCCGCCCGCGCCTGCCGCAGGCAGCAGTGCTGCATCATAACGGCTACAATGCCGAAGCCGCAGTGGAACAGGCCCGCGTGTACGACGCAATTTCCAGCGACTATATGCGGGAGCGTACCGGCGGCCAGAGCGCAGCCTCCTGGTCGGAGATGATGGCAGGCCGGCTGGCTCAGCCTGCCCGGCTGCACATGAAGGAATTCCTGCTTAGCAAGGGATTCATGCAGCGTTAG
- the ltrA gene encoding group II intron reverse transcriptase/maturase — translation MNANRLTTPKEKVQELQEKLGHAAKENNKRKFHALYDKVYRWDVLSEAWRRVKANKGAAGVDAVTLADIEAQGEIRFLKDCERELKAGSYDPEPVRRHYIPKKDGKQRPLGIPTVRDRVIQMATKLVIEPIFEADFEEVSFGFRPKRSAKGALDRIRKACNRKGNWVVDVDIQGYFDNINQEKLMKLVQMRINDRRILKLIRKWLQAGVMEEGNVRRSDLGTPQGGVISPLLANIYLNYFDRLWEKYGRGLGELTRYADDLVVVCKTKKDAEHAYELISRIMERLELTLHPVKTRIVGLWTGEEGFDFLGMHHRKTKAETSQGKVYYTTQQWLTKKAEERIRGVVKDRLAPPGMRSKSFAEHVKWLNPKIQGWRNYYYTNYSQKRLAKLDWYILQRLTRWYAKKRQRRRWMSSLSEVKYIANMNGLKTLL, via the coding sequence GTGAATGCCAACCGGCTAACGACACCCAAAGAAAAAGTTCAAGAACTCCAAGAAAAGCTAGGTCATGCGGCCAAGGAGAACAACAAGCGTAAATTCCATGCGCTGTACGACAAAGTCTATCGCTGGGATGTGCTGAGTGAAGCCTGGAGACGAGTTAAGGCAAACAAGGGAGCGGCTGGAGTAGATGCCGTGACGCTCGCAGATATTGAAGCACAAGGAGAAATACGGTTCCTGAAGGACTGTGAGCGAGAATTGAAAGCAGGTAGCTACGATCCAGAGCCCGTACGGCGGCACTATATCCCAAAGAAAGACGGGAAACAAAGACCGCTGGGTATCCCGACGGTGCGCGACCGAGTCATACAGATGGCAACGAAACTCGTGATTGAACCGATCTTTGAAGCAGACTTCGAAGAAGTATCCTTCGGATTTCGCCCGAAGCGAAGTGCGAAAGGAGCGCTGGATCGAATCCGGAAAGCCTGCAACCGCAAAGGGAATTGGGTAGTCGACGTCGATATCCAAGGCTACTTCGACAACATTAACCAGGAGAAACTTATGAAATTGGTACAAATGCGTATCAATGACAGGCGAATCCTGAAATTAATACGGAAGTGGCTTCAAGCGGGTGTGATGGAAGAAGGAAACGTAAGGCGTTCCGATTTAGGCACACCGCAAGGTGGGGTGATTTCACCGCTACTGGCGAATATCTATCTGAATTACTTTGACCGACTATGGGAGAAATACGGAAGGGGGTTGGGAGAACTGACAAGGTATGCAGACGACCTGGTGGTGGTCTGTAAAACCAAAAAGGACGCCGAACATGCTTATGAGCTCATAAGCAGGATTATGGAACGTCTAGAGTTAACCTTACACCCGGTCAAAACTCGCATTGTAGGCCTGTGGACAGGAGAGGAAGGATTCGACTTCTTAGGAATGCACCACCGAAAAACGAAAGCAGAAACCTCTCAAGGGAAGGTGTACTATACCACCCAGCAGTGGCTAACGAAGAAGGCAGAGGAACGTATTCGAGGCGTGGTCAAAGATAGATTAGCACCGCCCGGCATGCGATCTAAATCGTTTGCGGAACACGTGAAATGGCTCAATCCGAAGATACAAGGATGGAGAAATTATTACTACACGAACTACAGCCAAAAGAGATTAGCTAAGCTAGACTGGTATATTCTGCAGCGATTAACCCGGTGGTACGCGAAGAAGAGACAGCGCAGAAGATGGATGAGTTCACTATCTGAAGTCAAGTATATAGCCAACATGAATGGACTAAAAACGCTATTGTGA